In Miscanthus floridulus cultivar M001 chromosome 19, ASM1932011v1, whole genome shotgun sequence, the DNA window accagctgacgaaaggcgctTTGGATAAGGCCCTTGCAACAGCTAAGGCCTCAcaaaccgaggctgtggtttggaggggaaaggccgagggtgagtcctagtcccctcgttttatttgctttttcttatgttcgctccctaacttcctggtgtgacgtagagctggggagtgaagcttccaggatagctgaggcttcttgggtcgaggcccagtgcctaaaggagaaagccgaggcctcttgggtcgaggcccgacgctaggagctgaaggccaagggtgagttccataggCTTCTGTCCCTCTTTAGCTTGTTTTTgtttgcgctcaaccccatttCATTTCCCGGAGGCAGAGGTTACCCAGGCAGCCGAGGCTTCTGTcgcggtgcaggcggtgctcgagaccgagattggGGAGCACGAGGTGCTGAAGAGTGCCACCCacaccgcctgcgaggccttggaggtcgagggggttcaattaggcagctcccttgggagccatcTGATTGCATTGAGCGGTCAAGTGCGCGAGCAGCTCCGAGGAgtgctgcatacgggcgtcaagcgcgcgctggccgtcattGCCTCGCACTACATAGGcattgacctccaagccatcagcgatggctacatcctgcccgacgatgacgaggaggctgacgaGGCGGTtgcaaagctgatggaggcggcggagggccccTGTAcggcgttggccaagctgttcgaagaggagatGGTCGCTCCTCCACCGTCTACCAATGTTGGAGGCCTTGAGCCATGACCTAGGCctgagaggccatgtaaatagaatagaaATTAACTATGTATCGTAACGTTTGTGGCCAtggaggcctttctttttgaagtactcatgtttctttaatcgtttgtcttgtatttctgagcctctgccctcttgttgtctctgatcgGATTTTTTCacaaaaaacttccttggagcctaagctgtcccctgggcgaaaggtggtgagggagcgccaTAGGCCGGAGgcttaggccgtctcgcgactctaccggccttctggccctTAGACGggctttcggtccttgggttttttgcaaccgattcgtcagagcgtgctagagggtttggcgtaggaattttttcgaagaatgactaaaaaatggtgcatgggacttaggggggaatccCCCCATCTAGCCCTCAAGGGAGGTTCGGTTCTgcggaggcagagccgagtctcccttacagtgtcatcgtattaccgagacccacgatgggctcggggggggggggggttctcaaaaaattagaacaactaaagaatgcttttcaattgtattccgagaaacaatatatacaatgcttggaaatttaagggtaaaagcaacgtagctgttctatattccaagcgttggtgaagattttgcccttctcgttggctagttTGTAGGTCCCAGGATTCaacacttgggcgatgatgtacggtccttcccatggcagggtcagcttgtggcgacccttgttacTCTGCaccagcctcaacaccaggtcgcctaccttcaagtctcggcttcggatgcgccgggcctgatagcgccgtagggttTGCTAGTATTTAGCCGAGTGCAGCAGCGCGATGCCTCGGGCTTcgtccagttggtcgagggcgtcctcgcgggtggtgcggttgctttgtttgttataggcctgtagcctcggggaaccatattccaagtcagtggggaggatggcctcggctccatagactaggaagaaaggcgtaaaccctgtggctcggcttagagtgttcctcaggctccagatgaccgatgggagttcggcgagccatttcttgccaaacttcttcaaccggttgtaaattcttagcttgaggccttgtaggatcatgtcgttggcacattctacttggccattggtccttgggtgtcctacggccgactaggccacatggatgtggtggtcgtcgtagaacatcaagaattttttgccgatgaactgtgtcccgttgtcggtgatgatggtgttagggaccccgaacctatggataatgtcagtgaagaacactactgcttgctcggatttgattcgattgatcggacgagcctcgatccatttggagaacttatcgattgctacaagtagatgggtgtagccctcgggggccttttgtagaggcccaaccatgtcgagcccccacacggtgaacgACCACGTAATGGGGATAGTTTGGAGGGCCaaggccgggaggtgcgtctgccaagcatagtactagcatccttcgcaggagcgtactagcttagTGGCATCAGCAACCAtcatcggccagtagaacccttggtggaaagcATTTCTGATGAGCGTccaaggcgccgcatggtgcccgcaggcccctgcatgcaagtcccaaagcagggctcagcctgcctcggcggtgatgcatcgttggaggacactgcagggacttcgcctatacaattcgccattgcagaggacataagtcttggctcgccatgcaagccatcgggcttcgatcctgtcactaggaagctctcccccgagcaagccaatcaaggaacgggattcgccagtccgcgtcctggtcggtctggggaggctcggtgttgacttccatgaccttgggcttggtcgagagagtctcggcagcagaggaggCGTCGAGCCCCATGGTGGTTtcggccggtgggccctcttctgctgccgaggcatagtcaatggaaggcttgtggaggtccctggcaaagacattcgaggggaccggagcccgtgccgaggccatctttgctagttcgtccgtggcctcgttgtatttccgtgtgatgtggttgagctcgagaccgtcgaatTTGTCTTCCAGGCGGCAtaccagcttgcagtacgcctccattttggggtcgaggcagtttgactccttcatgacttgatcaacgatgAGCTGTGAGTCGCCCCggatgtcgagacgccgtactccaagttcaatggcgatctgcaggccattgacgagggcctcatattcagctgcattgttggaggcggcaaaatggagccgaaccatgtagcacatgtgtactccaaggggcgagatgaagagcagacccgtgccTGCCTCGGTCTTCGttagagacccatcgaagtacatggtccggcattctgtctggacttgagcaggtggcaattgggtgtcagtccacttagccacaaaatcggccaagacctgagactttattgctttccgaggcgcaaaggttagggcttcccccatgagctcgacggcccacttggctatcctacccaaagcctcccggttatggattatctctcccaagggaaaAGATGaaaccacagtcactgggtgggactcgaagtagtggcgcagcttgcgccgggccaagactatggcgtagatcaacttctagatgtgggggtatcgtgttttggtctcggaaagcacttcgctgatgaagtagacaagTCGTTGGATCggtagggcatgcccctcttcctgcctctctaccactatggcagcgctgaccacttgggtcgttgcggtgacgtagagtaagagggcctcgtccttgACTAGAGGtactaggacgggaggattggtgagcagtgctttgagcttggcgagggcttctttggcctcgggggtccaagaaaagcgttcggattttctcaagaggcggtacagaggtaaGCCTTTTTCatcaaggcgtgagatgaagcggcttagggccgcaaggcatcccatgaccctctgcactcccttgaggtctctaattggtcccatgctggttacggccgagaccttcttcgggttggcttcgatgccgcgttctgagactatgaatcccaagagcatgcctcgggggaccccgaacacacgcttctcgggattgagcttgatgcccttctctctaaggcatttgaaggctatcttcaagtcgtcgatgagatccttagcctttctagacttgaccacgatgtcatccacataggcctcgatggttcgcccaatgtggtcgccaaaggcctgggtcatgcactgctggtacgtggcccctacgtttctgaggccgaaaggcatagtcacgtagcagtacatgccgaatggggtgatgaaagaagtcatgagctggtcggactctttcatcttgatctgatggtagccaaaatacgcatcaaggaaagacagggtctcacaccccgcagtggagtcaatgatttgatcgattcaaggtaatgggaaggggacttttggataggctttattcaaactggtgtagtctacacacatcctccatttcccatttttcttcttaactaacacagggttagccaaccactctggatgggatacttccttgatgaacctgtcCGCCAAGAGTTTTTGCACTTCCTCGCCAATggtcctacgcttttcctcgtcaaatcggcgtaggcattgcttcaccggtctagagccggctcGGATGTCCAAGcgtgctcggcaacctccctcggtatgcccagcatgtccaagggactccatgcgaacatgtcaGCATTCGCATGGAGGAAGTCAACGaacacggcctcctatttgatgtcgagcaTGGCGCTGATCCTTAGCGCCCGGTCAtcagggcaggcggggtcgaccgggacgagcttgatggcctctgtgGGCTCGAATGTCCCTGCACGATGCTTGGAGTTAGGCACCTCACAaccaagtcggtcgaggttggcgatgagggtctcggcctctacaagagccttggcgtactcgatgcactcgacgtcacagtcgtatgcatgttcgtacgtggactcaatcatgatgacgccgttgggacctggcatcttgagcttaaggtaggtgtagttggggactgctataaacttggcgtagcacggccgccctacgatggcgtggtaggttcccctgaatctgaccacctcgaaggtaaggacctccttgcggtagttggagggggtgccaaagcaaacggggaggtcgatgcgcccgaggggtcgcgtgcgtttccctggcatgatgccgtggaaaggtgcggcgtcacctcggagcctcgatcgatcgatctccaagagctccagggtgctggcgtagaggatgttgaggccgatgcctccgtccatcaacaccttagtgagccgggtgttgcccacGATTGGGTCaacgacgagcaggtactgcccaggattcgggacatggtcggggtggtcatctcgaccAAAGGTGATCGTCTCCCAAGactagtcgaggtaccggggagtggccaccttgaccgagaagacctctcggtgttctctctttcgctggcgcaccgtaaggcacgccgagggtccaccaaagatcatgaaggcgttgtgcacctcggggaacccatcgtcttTGTCATCGTCCCGGTCACCGGTGCCTTTCTGCTTGGCATCATCGTCGAGGAgtccgagcctggcgtagtaacgccgcaacatggagcaatcctcgagggcatgctttacggggccctggtggtaagggcagggtttcttaagcatgtcgttgaagggcctagggcccctagggcctcggggattcttgcgttctgcggtcGCGACCAGATCGGCCTTGAGGATGGCCTGCTTCccttggcgaccctttttctttcttttggggaggtggagaactgaggcctcgggggcctcatccctctgcttccccttggcgtcgttctcGGGGAAGATTGCCCCAACATCCTCttcgcctgaggcgaagttggtggcgatgtcgaggagcacggcagccgagcgcggcacgttccggcctagctctcggaccaagtcttggcaggtggtgccggagaggaaagcctagacgatttctgagtcgccgacgctgggcaactcggtgcactgtttagagaagtgccggatgaagtctcggagagactcgtccggtttctggcgacagctcttaaggtcccaggagtttccagggcgcacgtatgtgccctgaaaattcccgacgaagatcctaaccaagtcgcgccagtcgtggatctgagagggaggaaggtgctcgagccaggcttgcgccgagtctgacaatagcaaggggaggttgcggatgatgagcaggtcatcgtccgcaccacctagctaacaagccagacggtaatcggcaagcctgagttcgggattggtctcatcgctatacttcgtgaggttggctggttgtcaAAACCAGGCCGCGAAATGTGTagcgcggatggctctgctgaagacccgaggaccaggcggttcaggagaaggactgcggtcctcctcactaTCATAACGGCCACCCCGGTGTGGATGGTAggcccgagcgggcccctcgttatcgtggcgtcgtcgcctgctgaccacctcatggtctgccTGCACCTTGCGTTGGTTGTCGAGGCGGTCGAGCCGCAAGGGGACCCCGTGGGCTATTGGCGCCCGAGCAGGCTTGAGGCAAACTGAGGCCTCCTTATCCTGCCGATGCGGTGTCGAGGGGAGGTCCGAGGCGGCTTCACGCCGCCGagaggcagaactctcggcctgctgcaccgcggcggtctcgaggagatcctagagctcactGCAAACCCGTCACCCTTCCATGGTAGAAGGCTCGAGCATCACATGAACTAGCATCACTGTAgccacgacattctggctagcacgattgaatattgggggacgatcgtccccttcgtcgtcgttgatgcggtggtgcacgtcgtGGACCCaccgccgggctcctccgccgtcaccgtggccctgctgctcctgctcgagagtgtttcagagctgttgcagaaggagtcgatcttgctcgaccttggcctgaagttcATGGAGCTGCTCAGGTCTAGCCATCgaaattgtccgagggcaagtTTCTCGTTCTGTGCTGCCGGTGGGATAATATGTGAGGGCgtggcatcgcccgttccctgatgaagcgggGTACGATTGCCCAcctcctcgtcctcatcgcccgtgcttggcatcccaagtctgatgtggaagcactcacgagagggATCATGAGCACCTTCATCGTCAGAATCAGAGTAGCCcaagcaatagtcactcatggccaagaagcggcgcatggtttcATGGTCGCGGAGGTCAGAGAAATCTGCTCCGGCCCATGCCttgtcctcctctgaggagttgGCATGGGTGTGAGTCGACGTGGTAGTGTCGAAGTCGAGAGCGAAGCGTTGGTGGTGTCCTGAGGGCTCCACATGAATAGAAGCGTAGGCATAAGCGTAggaggcggtggcatttctcaacccaaaggggtatggggatggtgccgtcgtcGGGCTTTGCTCTgccggagttggctcctcagggagtggtggagcggagcttgatgttgGGGCGCCACCGGCATTTTttccttgtccaggctcaggctagacaggtcacCAACAAGGGACCTTGCGCCAACGGCTGGTCGTAGGATACCAGCGGAGAGCGGCGAGTCGCCCTGGGTTCGCGTAGCATTGGGGTGATCTTGCTcgcatcgtgcctggcgagcacggcgagagcggccgcccgggcatcGCCTGCGCCTAGGCAGCCGGTGCGTGACATCGTCGTCGGTAGGCGGGGCTTGGGGTgtaaggagtaccatgtcgtactcgtgccctagagacatgaactctaggcttccAAACCAGACCACTGTGTCGAGACATAGTGGTTGtacagggtctgccatccagaacttgttgggatgatgaaactgacacgcagacgggccctacctggtgcgccaactgacggtattttggaccggggggtcctcaaccaactagtaaatttgtactgcgtgttctcgATCTCGGaaggtgatgcaaagagacacaaggcttatactggtttaggcaatcggtgccctacatccagtgtgagagatcgatcttgtattccttgcaccgatgtgcttgtagtagggggttacaagctgggtgagagagggagctggtcctaggtctcggcacggagtgatgcgggctgcttgagacgttgctctcagacaGCGGGGGAGtatgcgtgttacagggtgttgttttgTGTGTGCCTATGTTCCCTCCCCCTAGAAATGAcacaagtcctttccttttatagttgaagggaggacaagggtagtacgtgtgctaactatacggcgtcgtgcgaacggaggcggcgtgtccgagccctgtagcctgttcctgtggcggcgtggtcgtcggagtggtccatccttgaagcgctggggcgacgtgctggtcacatccgatcctgtgcgtcatgggagctctagggctacctCGAAGCGAGCACGGCGGTCAGCGTTCGGGTCGCTGGGGGTTGActgcgcgcgaggccgaggctcggttggtgccgaggccaaaccatggtgggggtctcggcaggcgtgaatctcgagatagccgaggccctgacgtagagtgccgaggctcagagggagcggTCGATTTGGTacgctggttcggaggcgatgatgacccgggccagactTCCTATGCCGCGTTGTCTTCGAGGCGGGTGTTACGGGGCACAACGTAGCgccggcgctgatcgtgggcacaacaccagaacacagtggccggtaatcacCGCCGCGCCTTGTCTTAGCCGGTATGGTATTGACGCGACTCCTTGTCCCATCGGCCACTccatggtgtcgagccgtcgtccggctgagattgcgggagtggttgacgcattaataggacgtgacatgctgtcaggaagactggtcgaggcgggagcgacgggttattgacaagccagcctcggGCGATACGGAGAATACCTGTCTCATTCGAGgttgtacgcacggggcctcgggcgagacggagattgggctccttgccgaggcttcccgcgagaggcctcgcgcgaggcggagatttcgtcAGGGTGTCAAGACCTtcccgtgcgaggcctaaggcgaggcggagagccggtgggcttggACGAGGCTGGTGTTGAatccatggcttaccttctggctttgttgttgataggatttaagtgactcttttggtgtacgctcagggtaccccgttttatggtacccgataagttgctaacactcgcagttggagtattattatgGAAAAACTCTAAAGAAACAAttatggtgtcatcagtgatgcataccatagtatagcttgacatgaggcttaaggaacacgGAAAAGGAGGTTAACGGAATTTGTATCCGGATTTAACAATTGTAGACAACAGTAATACCATTTAATGTAAGTTAATTactaagacaacaggtcaagtgtgctgccagacacattgacactaagttatatgttgtaaagaagaaaatccagaatcattctAAAAGTAttaagcatataagtaccgagtaagtacttgcggatccgcttactaAAGGCTAACCCCCCAGTGTATTCAGAGAACACATAGTCGACATGGatttatgggaaagcctatgatttttgaatactaagggcctagttgagtatctgttttaaaatagagaggtgcattgtagctgttaaatctaatggcaactgaccgtgacgatgaggcacgctctatgcactgatctgtgatggaatgaaaacaagataaagtaagttaagtttaagtcataaggtgagatcaaatgGGAGAATATTAGTTAGATCTCCACCAACTGACCCAACGGCAAATCGGACCCCTTGACAGCGTCCTGATCGAGGACGCTTAACCGACCATTGGTCAACATGTCCCTATCATACAGTGCTAtataaagagaaaggtgggggccagggcacaGGGGACGaggggcctgttcggctggtattaaaaccggctgaagctgttttgttgtgagaaaaaaaatactatagattctagctgataagccagctgataaattcaagcgaacaTGCCCGAGGTTTACCGCCGCTACTGACCCACCAAAGTAACTCTAGAAGGCCCCTCTAATCGTGTGGGCAGCGCTCAGAAAGCGTCGTTGACCGCGTCACCGGCACCTGAACTACACCACCACGCATTAGGTAATCGCTGCCGTAGCGATTTCTTCCCCTCCATCTCCTCTGCCAAAACCCAAAGGCACGGGTCTCTACTTTATCTTCCTCTCCTGAGTCTATCTCTCTTCCAAATCATATACTTGATGAATTTAAACCAAATAAAGATGAATTCACCTACTAGTTTACACCAGATGATCCTAAGCCCTTAACAAATCCCAGTCCCTGCCAAATCACACGCCTGCCGCCTGTCAACCTGCGCTGCCCCTGTGCCTGTGCGGCTGTGCCtcagcctgcctgcctgcctgacaCCGCCATATGCATGATGGCGGATGATGATACTCACGTCTTCCCGTTCCCGAGCCCTGACACCAGCACAAACCTGGAGACTACTAGTATCGGAGTCCCATCCATTTCATTTCATTCCCATTTCCCTTGCGAGTGAAGAGAGCTCTCGGCGCCGTCGTCCTCTGTCTCGTCCTCGGCACTGCCGCAGCCTGCGTTGTTGAGCGAGTGCGGCCGGGCAAAGCGGGCTCGAGGAGATGATGCTGAGCGGGCACGGCGGCGGGAGGCGCCTGTTCACGGCGTCGCAGTGGCAGGAGCTTGAGCACCAGGCGCTCATCTTCAAGTACATGGCCTCCGGCGCGCCCGTGCCGCACGACCTCGTCTTTCCGCTCCGCCTCGCCACAGGCGTCGACACCGCGCCCTCGCTCGCCTTCCCGCCCCAGCCTTCGCCGTCGCGTACGCCCTAGCTCCATGCGCGCCTCTCTCCTCCCCCACCTCGAGTTGTCGCCTCATGTTTTACTCTCATCGTCGCTACTAGTCATCATCGCTCGCTGATGAGAATGTACGTGCCCGTGCAGTGGCGTACTGGGGCTGCTACGACGCGGGGGCGCCGTTTGGCCGCAAGGCGGAGGACCCGGAGCCGGGGCGGTGCCGGCGGACGGACGGCAAGAAGTGGCGATGCTCCAGGGAGGCCCACGGCGAGTCCAAGTACTGCGAGAAGCACATCCACCGCGGGAAGAGCCGTTCAAGAAAGCCTGTGGAAGTGACCTCCGCCAcctcccccgccgccgcggcGTACCGGCCGTCCGCGCTCTCCATCTCGCCGCCTCGCGCGGCCgacgcgccgccgccgagcctcgGCCACCCGCAGCAGCATCTCCGCCACGGCGCCTCCTCCGTAGCAGCCCGCGCCCCGGCTCAGGCCACCGCCGGCGCTCTCCAGCTCCACCTCGACGCGAGCCTGCActccgcgtcgccgccgccgtcctacCACAGGTATGCCCACTCCCACGCTCACTACACGACGCCGCCACCGTCGCTCTTcctgggcggcggcggctacgACTACGGGCAATCCAAGGAGCTTCGGGAAGCGGAGCTCAGGCGGCGGCACTTCCACGCGCTCGGGGCCGACCTGAGCCTCGACAAGCCGCTGGCCGCCACCGGCTCCGACGCCGCGGCCGCGGAGAAGCCCCTGCGGCGTTTCTTCGACGAGTGGCCGCGGGAGAGCGGCGACTCGAGGCCGTCGTGGGCGGGGGCGGAGGACGCGACGCAGCTCTCCATCTCCATCCCCGCGGCTTCGCCCTCCGATCTCGCTGCCTCCGCCGCCGCGCGATACCACAACGGTGAGCCGGCGAGCGAAAGACTCCACTTTTACTGGTTCCTTGCGTACAATCAGTTTGCTGATTGGTGTTGCCGCTTGATTTCTTTCACGCAGAGGAGTGATCGGTGCATTTCctagctgcaagcctgcaacagCGAGCAGTAATGGGTGCAAGAGATGATTGGTGTTGCCGTTGGGGGGCGAGGGCACAAAGCCTGAACCGAGTCAAGCAGTACTAGGTCTATGATTTGATCTTCCTTTGTTCCTTTGCAGCAGTAGTACGTTACTCCACGTACCAAATGTTAGCTCGTTTTGTGTGACATTTTCGTTCAGGTTGCTCCTATTGCTACGCTACCTCTGTGGGCTGTGGCTTTGTGTGCTTTCTTCCTCCAGTCTGTGATGCAAACCTTGTCAGCACTTTTCCGGCGACCCACGCCTTGATTCCTTTACCTGATTCCTCTGCGGCTCTGCCGCTGATCGTTTGTCACATCCGTGGATCGGTGGATTCTTCCTCACAGGACTAGACACCCGACGATCACTCTGTTCGCTCATGCTTAGACTGAAATATCGTttcaaaaaatattattccatAAGTATTCGAAATAACCTCAAGCCAACCGGAACGATCTTGCCAAAGCCACTCGGCAAAAACACGCCTGCCACAGGCCCGTTGATCGTCCAGCAATAATTAtgcctgttcgtttgaacttatcaactAGTTATCATTTGAACTTATCAAccggcttatcagttagaatctaTAAAATTTTTCTCTTGCAATAAAATAAGCCAGTTTTAATACCAGCGAGCGAAGCTTTTCAGCTCACACATGGACAGCAGTCGCCCGCTGGATATAGGCTGCGGGCCCTTGAAGGGGTGTTTGTTTCCTATAGGTCATGTTGGCACGGCTCCTCCTAGGACTCTTGCTCCTCCGAgccttaacaaaagttgtagaaagaGAGCTGAGGCTAAAATTGTGCCTCCAAAACGGCATCGGCTCCTGCCAAACAAGGATTCTAAGCGAAGCTGTGTTTGATTTTCTCGCCTGAGCACATTAAAGTATGTGCGGGCGAGAGCACGTGTTTCTCGTTGCTCATACCAATCGGGCGAGGCTAGATGTATGGGCCATCTATGGGACAACAACATACTTGCCCTAAGTAATGCAACATGCAATCCACGATCAAAGTGGCTAATCTAATAGTTGGAAGCACAAATTTGGTAGTGAAACCAAAAGAAAACATCTAAGGAAGAtgccaaaaaaaagaagaaaaagaaaggaatagAGAGTGAACGAAGGAATAATGGGTGGAGCTCGGAGTCGGAGGAGCTCACCTATGGTGAAGAGGGCTGGAAGATTCGTCGGTGCAAGGGCGATGTGGGATGGTGCGGTGgtgagtactccctccgtcccaaaaaaatACAATTATGGGAAACGTGCTGATCAAATTAGTTCAATTTTGACTAAgcttatagtaaataatattagcatttTATTTAATGAGTATTAGTATATTgttatataattttagtcaaaatttaaattgtttaACTCCTTGAAATATGAGAATTACATTTTTTTGTAGACGGAGGTAGTATCGTGTTCGAGCAGCGAGGCTCGACATAGGTGGCAGTGGTGACTTAACGCCGACAGCAGAGGCTAATAGGCTAGGATGCCCCTTTCCCATGGCCAAAGGGTCACTCTTGTGGAGGCGAGATCAAGGAagtgagggagggaggaagggaaGAGGGCAACTTGGTTATTTCCAACAGTCCATGCTGGCCAAAGGAGCTGGCTAGCCACGTCATTAAAAATGGCAATGTTGATGCAACGTCTTCTAtccaataataaaaataaacagtgCACTCTAAGGACAACTCTAATAATGATACCTTAGCTAGCTCATACAATCCCAGCTCTACATGTTGCCTACACGAAACAAAGAGAAAAGGA includes these proteins:
- the LOC136529737 gene encoding growth-regulating factor 2-like, which gives rise to MMLSGHGGGRRLFTASQWQELEHQALIFKYMASGAPVPHDLVFPLRLATGVDTAPSLAFPPQPSPSLAYWGCYDAGAPFGRKAEDPEPGRCRRTDGKKWRCSREAHGESKYCEKHIHRGKSRSRKPVEVTSATSPAAAAYRPSALSISPPRAADAPPPSLGHPQQHLRHGASSVAARAPAQATAGALQLHLDASLHSASPPPSYHRYAHSHAHYTTPPPSLFLGGGGYDYGQSKELREAELRRRHFHALGADLSLDKPLAATGSDAAAAEKPLRRFFDEWPRESGDSRPSWAGAEDATQLSISIPAASPSDLAASAAARYHNEE